A stretch of DNA from Nitrososphaerota archaeon:
GATTTGGCGGGATTCGTGGTTGCAAATGTTTTGGTGCAGATCTGCTAATGACTCCTCTTTGAATGTCAGATCGCATCTGTAACATTTCCATGCAGTTGTTGTCATGATATCACAAATGTGAATTTTGTATTTAACGCGCGCGTAGAATTTGTATGGATAATTTCTACTAGCCAAAAAACAGGTCTAGATTACGCCGGTGCTTTTAGCAAGATCCAGTGCCTTCTTTTCTGTCATATTGATCCGCTTTAGAATGGTGTATCGCTCAGGCCGTAGTGATTGCGCAATGACTAGTGCCTGAGCTAGTGTTTCCTTTTTGAGACCGATCTGCCTTGCAGTAGTCGGTGCACCAACATTTTTGAGCGTATTTGTAATTTTTTTCCAGTCTTGGCCCTGAAGTTTTGCCATCAATATAGCTCCGATTCCACATTTTTCTCCATGAAGGCCAACATTTGGCGCTAGCTTGTCCAGTGCATGAGAGAATAGGTGTTCTGAGCCAGAACAAGGCCTGCTACTTCCAGCAATGCACGAAGCAACTCCTGCACTGATCAAGGCTTCGACTATTTCGCGAACGTCTGGCCGCTTTTTCTTTTCAGTTGCCTCTAGCAGAATTTTGGCACTCATTGATGCTAGATTAGACGAGTATCTTCCGTAGTATTCTCCGGTGTTGTCACGCCCAAGCTGCCAGTCCTTTACT
This window harbors:
- a CDS encoding iron-containing alcohol dehydrogenase; this translates as MELPRLIVVGEKNIGNFGKFLLDLGPTKKVSVIAGNHVQKIVKTKITRSLSDSKIKSSWHVPSTNDEKSIRLVESRVRGDKADLIIGVGGGRSVDIAKMISYNLGKPFVSVPTAASHDGIASPFVSIKGEKPHSLVASAPLGVFVDIDVIKKAPKKLLAAGCGDLVAKITAVKDWQLGRDNTGEYYGRYSSNLASMSAKILLEATEKKKRPDVREIVEALISAGVASCIAGSSRPCSGSEHLFSHALDKLAPNVGLHGEKCGIGAILMAKLQGQDWKKITNTLKNVGAPTTARQIGLKKETLAQALVIAQSLRPERYTILKRINMTEKKALDLAKSTGVI